In the genome of Prosthecobacter algae, one region contains:
- a CDS encoding sulfatase, with the protein MRSLLAAAIALFTTALPAAPPNIIFIMADDLGYTDVATFGSQYYETPNIDKLATQGLKLTSHHHCQNCQPTRAALMSGQYAPRTGVYTVGDIGRFEWQTRPLRPVENVTSLPLEKITIAQSLKKAGYATGMFGKWHLGMKEEFHPGKRGFDEAIESSGKHFDFRTTPEVAYPKGQYLADFLTDKAVDFIQRHKDHPFFLYIPHYGVHSPIHAKPELIEKFKTKPGVGGHNNPVYAAMIASVDESVGRVMAELDKQGLTDNTVLIFTSDNGGVGGYTREGIKKGGDTTDNAPLRSGKGSLYEGGTRVPFIVRWPGTTPAGSQVGQPSIHVDLYPTLLEIAGAAAPENYPLDGESLVPLFKDPKAALQRPAIFQHFPGYLGAGENTWRTTPVGLIQQGRWKLMEYFEDGRLELYNLDDDIGETKNLASAQPDKVKELQSQMIAWRKTVGARMPTPNTPTEAPAKKGKGKKKKKAQ; encoded by the coding sequence ATGCGCTCCCTGCTCGCCGCCGCCATCGCCCTCTTCACCACCGCCCTCCCGGCCGCCCCACCTAACATCATCTTCATCATGGCAGATGACCTCGGCTACACCGATGTCGCCACCTTCGGCAGCCAGTACTACGAGACCCCGAACATTGATAAGCTCGCCACCCAGGGGCTGAAGCTCACCAGCCACCACCACTGCCAGAACTGCCAGCCCACCCGCGCCGCCCTCATGAGCGGCCAGTACGCCCCCCGCACCGGCGTTTACACCGTCGGCGACATCGGCCGCTTCGAGTGGCAGACCCGCCCCCTCCGCCCGGTAGAAAACGTCACCTCCCTGCCGCTGGAGAAGATCACCATCGCTCAGTCCCTGAAAAAGGCCGGTTACGCCACCGGCATGTTTGGCAAATGGCACCTCGGCATGAAGGAAGAGTTCCACCCTGGCAAACGCGGCTTCGATGAAGCCATCGAATCCAGCGGCAAGCACTTCGATTTCCGCACCACTCCAGAAGTCGCCTACCCCAAAGGCCAGTACCTCGCCGACTTCCTCACCGACAAAGCCGTGGACTTCATTCAGCGCCACAAGGACCACCCCTTCTTCCTTTACATCCCTCACTACGGCGTCCACTCCCCCATCCACGCCAAGCCCGAACTCATCGAAAAATTCAAGACCAAACCCGGCGTCGGCGGCCATAACAATCCCGTCTATGCCGCCATGATAGCCAGCGTCGATGAAAGCGTCGGTCGCGTCATGGCCGAGCTCGACAAACAGGGCCTCACCGACAACACCGTCCTCATCTTCACCAGCGACAACGGCGGCGTCGGCGGTTACACCCGCGAAGGCATCAAAAAAGGCGGCGACACCACCGACAACGCCCCCCTCCGCAGCGGCAAAGGCAGCCTCTATGAAGGCGGCACCCGCGTTCCCTTCATCGTCCGCTGGCCCGGCACCACACCCGCCGGGAGCCAAGTCGGCCAGCCCAGCATCCATGTGGATCTTTACCCCACCCTGCTGGAGATCGCCGGTGCAGCCGCCCCAGAAAACTACCCCCTCGATGGCGAAAGCCTCGTCCCCCTGTTCAAAGATCCAAAGGCCGCCCTGCAGCGCCCCGCCATCTTCCAGCACTTCCCCGGCTACCTCGGCGCAGGCGAAAACACCTGGCGCACCACCCCCGTCGGCCTCATCCAGCAGGGCCGCTGGAAGCTCATGGAATACTTCGAAGACGGCCGCCTCGAGCTCTACAACCTCGATGACGACATCGGCGAAACCAAAAATCTCGCCTCCGCCCAGCCTGACAAAGTGAAGGAATTGCAGAGCCAGATGATCGCCTGGAGAAAAACCGTCGGCGCCCGCATGCCCACCCCCAATACCCCCACCGAAGCCCCTGCCAAGAAGGGCAAAGGCAAAAAAAAGAAAAAGGCCCAATAA
- a CDS encoding DNA topoisomerase III codes for MPKALIIAEKPSVATDLARALAKAPGMTPFTKEKDYFENETHVISSAIGHLIELGFPEVNGKKIGWGWTHLPIMPEEFELKPIEDSADRFKLLSRLMKRKDVDQLINACDAGREGELIFRYIVEAAGIKKPVQRLWMQSMTQGAILEAFKKLRSDTEMRPLADAAKCRSESDWLVGINATRALTALNSRNGGFRLTPAGRVQTPTLTILAKRELEIQAFVSRTYFEVHGLFEVPAGSYEGRWFDESFKKDETDEHKKPERLWDLEKAQAIVQRCLGKPGKIEQVTRPTKQIAPLLYDLTSLQREASNRFGFSARRTLQIAQALYEKFKVLTYPRTDSRYLPEDYLGTVKETLSTFARQDTRKPGALPQDLGTHAATALDKNWVRPTKRVFDTTKVSDHFAIIPTGLIPPKELPEAEQKLFDMVARRFVAVFFPPAEFEVTTRITRVDHDAFKSEGKVLVESGWLAVYGKKAAEEAAAEGDSKSKLLVLAKDGDSARTVDIEAAEMQTKPPARFNEATLLSTMEGAGKLVEDEELAEAMSERGLGTPATRAAIIEGLISDKYIERVERNIAVTSKGLTLIDQISQIGIEALSSPELTGQWEYKLRQMEQNKLDRGSFMRDIRHLTNQVVEKTKAYQKIAKDRVYPDFDAKCGVCGQRGFEQKEDYVSCKNPECKVRVYKVIAGRELGEDLLRELLEKRFLPPMEGFRSRLGKDFTAGIEVKDDGKTAFVFPGGENDPDAPPPFDFASATPIAKCPVCALKKRDGKIYNTPDHYICNIAAKDAKACNARLPKVLCKKEISEENAIKFFTEGKTDVIAGMISKRDRPFSAFLLCKPGEKRLLGWEFPPREAKPKAPAAPKKGRFAKKAAAQDTPEDAPEE; via the coding sequence ATGCCCAAGGCCCTCATCATTGCCGAAAAACCCAGTGTGGCCACCGACCTTGCCCGTGCCCTGGCGAAGGCGCCCGGCATGACTCCCTTCACCAAGGAGAAAGACTACTTTGAAAACGAGACCCACGTCATCTCCAGCGCCATCGGTCACTTGATCGAACTTGGCTTCCCCGAGGTGAACGGCAAAAAGATCGGCTGGGGCTGGACCCACCTGCCAATCATGCCGGAGGAGTTCGAACTCAAGCCCATCGAAGACAGCGCCGACCGCTTCAAGCTCCTCAGCCGCCTCATGAAGCGCAAGGACGTGGACCAGCTCATCAATGCTTGCGATGCTGGCCGCGAGGGGGAACTCATCTTCCGCTACATCGTCGAGGCCGCCGGCATCAAAAAGCCCGTCCAGCGCCTGTGGATGCAGTCCATGACCCAGGGTGCCATCCTCGAAGCCTTCAAAAAGCTGCGTAGCGACACCGAAATGCGTCCCCTCGCCGATGCCGCCAAGTGCCGCAGCGAGTCCGACTGGCTCGTCGGCATCAATGCCACCCGCGCCCTCACCGCCCTGAATTCCCGCAACGGCGGCTTCCGCCTCACCCCTGCCGGACGCGTCCAGACCCCTACCCTCACCATCCTCGCCAAGCGCGAGCTCGAAATCCAGGCCTTCGTCTCCCGCACTTACTTTGAAGTGCACGGCCTTTTCGAAGTCCCCGCCGGCAGCTACGAGGGCCGCTGGTTCGACGAATCCTTCAAAAAAGACGAAACCGACGAGCACAAAAAGCCCGAGCGCCTCTGGGACCTCGAAAAAGCCCAGGCCATCGTCCAGCGCTGTCTCGGCAAACCGGGCAAGATCGAGCAGGTCACCCGCCCGACCAAACAGATCGCCCCCCTTCTCTACGATCTCACCAGCCTCCAGCGCGAGGCCAGCAACCGCTTCGGCTTCTCCGCCCGCCGCACCCTCCAGATCGCCCAGGCCCTCTACGAAAAGTTCAAGGTTCTCACCTATCCCCGTACCGACTCCCGCTACCTCCCTGAGGATTACCTCGGCACCGTCAAGGAAACCCTCAGCACCTTTGCCCGGCAGGATACCCGCAAGCCCGGCGCCCTCCCCCAGGACCTCGGCACCCACGCCGCCACCGCGCTGGACAAAAACTGGGTGCGCCCCACCAAGCGCGTTTTCGACACCACCAAGGTCAGCGACCACTTTGCCATCATCCCCACCGGCCTCATCCCGCCCAAGGAACTGCCCGAGGCTGAGCAAAAGCTCTTCGACATGGTCGCCCGCCGTTTCGTCGCCGTCTTCTTCCCCCCCGCCGAGTTTGAAGTCACCACCCGCATCACCCGCGTGGACCACGATGCCTTCAAGAGCGAGGGCAAGGTCCTCGTCGAGTCCGGCTGGCTCGCCGTCTATGGCAAAAAGGCCGCCGAAGAAGCCGCTGCCGAAGGCGACAGCAAGTCCAAGCTCCTCGTCCTCGCCAAAGACGGCGACAGCGCCCGCACCGTGGACATCGAAGCTGCCGAAATGCAGACCAAGCCTCCGGCCCGCTTCAATGAAGCCACCCTCCTTTCTACCATGGAAGGCGCAGGCAAGCTCGTCGAAGATGAAGAACTCGCCGAAGCCATGAGCGAACGCGGCCTCGGCACCCCCGCCACCCGCGCCGCCATCATTGAAGGCCTCATCTCGGACAAATACATCGAGCGCGTCGAACGGAACATCGCCGTCACTAGCAAGGGACTCACCCTCATTGACCAGATCAGCCAGATCGGCATCGAGGCCCTCAGCAGCCCCGAACTCACCGGCCAGTGGGAGTATAAACTCCGCCAGATGGAGCAGAACAAGCTCGATCGCGGCAGCTTCATGCGCGACATCCGCCACCTCACCAACCAGGTGGTCGAAAAAACCAAAGCTTATCAGAAGATCGCCAAAGACCGCGTCTATCCCGACTTCGATGCCAAGTGCGGCGTCTGCGGCCAGCGCGGCTTCGAACAGAAGGAAGACTACGTCTCCTGCAAAAACCCTGAGTGCAAAGTCCGCGTTTACAAGGTCATCGCCGGTCGCGAACTGGGCGAAGACCTCCTCCGCGAGCTCCTCGAAAAACGCTTCCTTCCTCCCATGGAAGGCTTCCGCAGCCGCCTTGGCAAGGACTTCACCGCCGGCATTGAGGTCAAGGACGACGGCAAAACCGCCTTCGTCTTCCCCGGTGGCGAAAACGATCCCGACGCCCCACCGCCCTTCGATTTCGCCAGCGCCACTCCCATCGCCAAATGCCCCGTTTGCGCCCTCAAAAAGCGCGATGGCAAAATCTACAACACCCCGGACCATTACATCTGCAACATTGCCGCCAAGGACGCCAAAGCCTGCAATGCCCGTCTGCCCAAGGTCCTCTGCAAGAAGGAAATCAGCGAGGAGAACGCCATCAAGTTCTTCACCGAAGGCAAGACCGACGTCATCGCTGGCATGATCTCCAAACGCGACCGCCCCTTCAGCGCCTTCCTGCTCTGCAAGCCCGGTGAAAAACGCCTCCTCGGCTGGGAATTCCCACCCCGTGAAGCCAAACCTAAGGCCCCCGCAGCCCCTAAAAAAGGCCGCTTCGCCAAAAAAGCCGCTGCCCAAGACACCCCCGAGGACGCCCCCGAAGAGTAA
- a CDS encoding acyl-CoA desaturase, which translates to MTKPAFQLTTGGILFFGIHALAITAFFVKPDLTAILLCLGLFLIRKFGITGGYHRYFSHRSYKTSRWFQFVLAWLGGMSAQKGALWWAAHHRHHHQHSDQEEDIHSVKQQGFYWAHVGWILAPDYNDYDAKRVKDLTKFRELVFIDKYHFIPPVALAIATYVFGLLMTGTAMGGLMYFLWGFCLSTVILYHTTFAINSFCHLLGSRRYETGESSRNSFILAILTLGEGWHNNHHYYPHCARQGFFWWEIDPTYYVIKLLKFVRIVHEIKEPNARVLEGKEATAALG; encoded by the coding sequence GTGACTAAACCCGCCTTTCAACTTACCACCGGTGGCATCCTCTTTTTTGGAATCCACGCTCTTGCCATCACGGCATTCTTTGTGAAACCGGATCTGACAGCCATCCTGCTCTGCCTGGGACTGTTTCTGATCCGTAAATTTGGCATTACCGGTGGCTACCACCGCTACTTCTCCCATCGTTCTTATAAAACCTCTCGCTGGTTCCAGTTCGTCCTGGCTTGGCTTGGAGGCATGTCCGCCCAAAAAGGCGCTCTTTGGTGGGCCGCCCATCACCGTCACCATCACCAGCATTCCGATCAGGAAGAAGACATCCACTCCGTCAAGCAGCAGGGCTTCTACTGGGCCCACGTCGGCTGGATCCTTGCCCCCGACTACAATGACTATGACGCCAAGCGCGTCAAAGACCTCACCAAGTTCCGTGAGCTCGTCTTCATTGACAAATACCACTTCATCCCGCCGGTGGCCCTGGCCATCGCCACTTACGTTTTCGGTCTCCTCATGACCGGCACCGCGATGGGCGGCCTGATGTACTTCCTCTGGGGCTTCTGCCTCAGCACCGTCATCCTCTATCACACCACCTTCGCCATCAATTCCTTCTGCCACCTTCTCGGTAGCCGTCGTTATGAAACTGGCGAATCCAGCCGCAACTCCTTCATCCTCGCCATCCTGACTCTGGGCGAAGGCTGGCACAACAACCACCACTACTACCCACACTGCGCACGCCAGGGGTTCTTCTGGTGGGAAATTGACCCTACCTACTACGTCATCAAGCTCCTCAAATTCGTGCGCATCGTCCACGAAATCAAAGAGCCGAATGCTCGCGTGCTGGAAGGCAAGGAAGCCACGGCGGCCCTGGGCTGA
- a CDS encoding VWA domain-containing protein, translated as MPAFTHTAALWALLGIPLVLAIHFLQRRSRRVTVTTLFLLQQLQRESEKGNRIEKLRLSIPLWLQLLIVLIFTWLLAGPRWLRQDAVHRIAIVLDSSASMQAFRPSAEKAIRETLASILPLGARAELALLSTDVNAANLYYGGTSGDLMASLSAWQPLLGTHDFTPALRTARSFSGPLGAVLLITDHPPSASLPFAAKALSIGQENANVGWAGISVEEQDGQDFWRAIVRNYSASPQEREWVVSSGPQASAPIKITLAPRESRTLSGPFLEAQNALRLTLTPDALTLDDELPFVRPQPKTLALHLPVPKNLATQEIVSLFSSYAHTTVAKEAQQADLQVITWPPSVALEATQHACLFATPSQVANPPPLRGAIVGEAHPLTDGLNWQSLLVREGMVMPRDHLDRVLLWQGERPLISLRQTPAGARQLFCHFDLATSNARKLPALAVLLHRFLEQVRGEKIAPESANYDLRQRLTVAHSRLESASPLTLKIQGGKTETLPLTQAHLLRAPATPAFFEITQGPQNLLIAAAHFADSREADLSNCKPFDERASLQTEQVQSLQEPDPRWRPWTLLLLALLLGSWWRGRDKTPAPALNPLSGPSS; from the coding sequence ATGCCCGCCTTCACCCACACTGCCGCCCTCTGGGCCTTGCTGGGCATCCCCCTGGTGCTGGCCATCCATTTTCTCCAGCGTCGCAGCCGCCGCGTCACCGTCACCACGCTGTTCCTTCTCCAGCAGCTCCAGCGCGAATCGGAAAAGGGCAATCGCATCGAAAAACTCCGCCTTTCCATCCCCCTCTGGCTGCAGTTGCTCATCGTGCTCATCTTCACCTGGCTGCTCGCCGGCCCCCGCTGGTTGCGCCAGGATGCAGTGCACCGCATCGCCATTGTTCTGGACAGTTCCGCTTCCATGCAGGCCTTCCGGCCATCGGCTGAAAAGGCCATCCGTGAGACCCTGGCCAGCATCCTGCCCCTGGGAGCACGGGCCGAACTGGCCTTGCTCAGCACCGACGTCAATGCCGCCAACCTCTACTACGGAGGCACTTCTGGCGATCTCATGGCCTCCCTCTCCGCCTGGCAGCCGCTCCTGGGCACACATGATTTCACCCCCGCCCTCCGCACTGCCCGCAGCTTTTCCGGCCCTCTTGGCGCGGTGCTTCTCATCACCGATCATCCTCCTTCCGCCTCCCTGCCCTTCGCCGCCAAAGCCCTGTCCATCGGCCAGGAAAACGCCAACGTCGGCTGGGCCGGCATTTCCGTCGAGGAACAGGACGGCCAGGACTTCTGGCGCGCCATCGTCCGCAACTACAGCGCCTCACCCCAGGAGCGGGAATGGGTCGTCTCCTCAGGCCCCCAGGCCTCTGCCCCCATCAAAATCACCCTCGCCCCGCGCGAATCGCGCACCCTGTCCGGCCCTTTTTTGGAAGCTCAAAACGCCCTCCGTCTCACCCTCACTCCCGATGCCCTGACTCTCGATGATGAACTTCCCTTCGTGCGTCCGCAGCCCAAGACCCTGGCTCTTCACCTCCCGGTGCCCAAAAATTTGGCCACTCAGGAAATCGTCAGCCTGTTCAGCAGCTATGCCCACACGACCGTGGCCAAGGAAGCCCAGCAGGCCGATCTCCAGGTCATCACCTGGCCGCCCAGCGTTGCGCTGGAAGCCACCCAACACGCCTGCCTTTTTGCCACCCCTTCCCAGGTTGCCAATCCCCCGCCTCTTCGCGGGGCCATCGTCGGTGAAGCCCATCCGCTCACGGACGGGCTAAACTGGCAGTCCCTCCTCGTCCGCGAAGGCATGGTCATGCCACGCGATCATCTCGACCGCGTGCTTCTCTGGCAGGGCGAGCGGCCACTCATTAGCCTGCGCCAAACACCGGCGGGAGCCCGTCAGCTTTTCTGCCATTTCGATCTCGCCACCAGCAATGCCCGGAAGCTGCCCGCGCTCGCCGTCCTGCTTCATCGTTTTCTCGAACAGGTGCGCGGGGAAAAAATCGCACCTGAAAGCGCCAACTACGATCTCCGCCAGCGCCTCACCGTCGCCCACAGCCGACTGGAAAGCGCCTCCCCTCTCACCCTGAAAATCCAGGGAGGCAAAACCGAAACGCTTCCCCTGACCCAGGCCCACCTGCTGCGCGCACCTGCCACCCCTGCCTTCTTCGAAATCACCCAGGGACCGCAAAACCTGCTCATCGCCGCCGCCCACTTTGCGGACTCGCGCGAAGCCGACCTCAGCAACTGCAAGCCCTTCGACGAACGTGCCTCCCTTCAGACCGAGCAGGTTCAGTCTCTCCAGGAGCCCGATCCACGCTGGCGGCCCTGGACCCTACTTCTTCTCGCCCTCCTTCTGGGTAGCTGGTGGCGGGGTCGCGACAAGACACCCGCCCCCGCCTTGAACCCTTTGTCCGGCCCCTCTTCATGA
- a CDS encoding VWA domain-containing protein, which produces MILRHPEWLALFPVLLLAGWWLPRLGVWRPLRLFLLGLLALVLAQPQWRRLADGVDLWVLLDSSASAEKPMAKGLPEWDKLLEQSRGPSDRMFQLSFAEEVMRRGAEGAELYDRQRQSTRTAQALTQALVQVGKESEGRPARLLIFTDGYATEPLTGIAEKLKAEGIELDYYLARDPEPTDYRISALRLPTKAQLGEPFLIEIEVRGTRDGPVPLKLMRQGRELKTAEVDIRLGTGLIRLTDRLGNAGVAHYEAIIQPAIDAHPGNNRHEAMIEIAGGPRVLLLTSYTDDPVATTLQRQGFTVETVTDLRSVRTGQLAGAKCVILNNVPAFELPGEFLSSLDFYVREQGGSLLMAGGQKSFAAGGYFESSIDSLLPVSMELKQEHRKLMVAMAIVMDRSGSMSMTVKNGFTKMALADEGAANAIRFLGPQDLLTVFAVDSEAHQMVPLQPVGPNRESMESAVRRIESTGGGIFVYNGLKAAWDQLKTAPAGQRHIILFSDAADSEEPGDYKNLIDEILANGGTLSVIALGTRADSDAQLLEDIATRGKGRLFFTDKAEELPSIFSQETVAVARSAFIRDPVKTQAAGGWFEITSQPLDWHAQADGYNLCYLRDWASQALITQDEYTAPLVAFGQRGIGRTAAITFPLGGEFSAQTRAWPKYGDFLQTLTRWLMGEQLPPGIGLKHRLEGTGLTIDLLHDDTWEQRLMAKAPRIMLAHGATAGSSHELAWERLSPGHYQARVDLPEGEMVRGAVQVGTQALPFGPTLVGTSTEWAFDEARTEELKQVSLASGGRELLELSQAWRSPRAERFVDLRNELLLLALILMLAEALITRTGWHLPVWAFAGWKIKGNRPSPSPAVLAHQKRVHKEATPPPTAAPPPPEAPPPPEPEINRQSRFDRAKKR; this is translated from the coding sequence ATGATCCTGCGTCACCCCGAATGGCTTGCCCTCTTCCCCGTCCTGCTGTTGGCAGGCTGGTGGCTGCCTCGTCTGGGCGTCTGGCGTCCATTGCGACTCTTTTTGTTAGGCCTTCTCGCCCTCGTTCTCGCCCAGCCCCAGTGGCGGCGGCTTGCCGATGGTGTGGACCTCTGGGTCCTGCTCGACAGTTCCGCCTCCGCCGAAAAGCCCATGGCCAAAGGACTGCCCGAATGGGATAAGCTGCTGGAGCAAAGCCGCGGCCCCAGCGACCGGATGTTTCAGCTCAGCTTCGCCGAGGAAGTCATGCGCCGTGGCGCGGAAGGAGCCGAGCTATATGACCGCCAGCGCCAGTCCACCCGCACCGCCCAGGCTCTCACACAGGCCCTCGTCCAAGTCGGCAAGGAGAGCGAAGGTCGCCCCGCCCGCCTGCTCATCTTCACCGATGGCTATGCCACCGAACCCCTCACCGGCATCGCCGAAAAGCTCAAGGCCGAAGGCATCGAACTGGATTACTACCTCGCCCGCGATCCCGAGCCCACCGACTACCGCATCTCCGCCTTGCGTTTGCCCACCAAGGCCCAGCTTGGCGAACCCTTCCTCATCGAGATCGAAGTCCGCGGCACGCGCGATGGCCCTGTGCCACTCAAGCTCATGCGTCAGGGCCGCGAACTGAAAACCGCCGAAGTGGACATCCGCCTCGGCACAGGTTTGATCCGCCTCACCGACCGCTTGGGCAATGCAGGTGTGGCCCACTATGAGGCCATCATTCAGCCCGCCATCGATGCCCACCCCGGCAACAACCGCCATGAAGCCATGATCGAGATCGCCGGTGGCCCTCGCGTCCTTCTCCTCACCTCCTACACCGACGATCCCGTGGCCACCACCTTGCAGCGCCAGGGCTTCACCGTCGAAACCGTCACCGATCTGCGCAGCGTCCGCACCGGCCAGCTCGCCGGGGCCAAATGTGTCATCCTCAACAACGTTCCCGCCTTTGAACTGCCCGGCGAATTCCTCTCCTCCCTCGACTTCTACGTTCGTGAGCAGGGCGGCAGCTTGCTCATGGCTGGCGGCCAGAAGAGCTTTGCCGCAGGCGGCTACTTCGAGTCCTCCATAGATTCCCTCCTGCCTGTCTCCATGGAGCTCAAGCAGGAGCACCGCAAACTGATGGTCGCCATGGCCATCGTCATGGACCGCAGCGGCTCCATGAGCATGACCGTCAAAAACGGCTTCACCAAAATGGCCCTCGCCGATGAAGGCGCGGCCAATGCCATCCGCTTCCTCGGTCCGCAGGATCTGCTCACCGTTTTCGCCGTGGACAGCGAAGCCCACCAGATGGTCCCCCTTCAGCCTGTCGGGCCTAACCGCGAAAGCATGGAAAGCGCCGTGCGCCGCATCGAAAGCACCGGCGGCGGCATCTTTGTTTACAATGGCCTCAAAGCCGCCTGGGATCAGCTCAAAACCGCCCCGGCCGGTCAGCGCCACATCATCCTGTTTTCCGATGCCGCCGACTCAGAAGAGCCCGGCGATTACAAAAACCTCATTGATGAAATCCTCGCCAATGGCGGCACCCTCAGCGTCATCGCCCTCGGCACCCGCGCCGACTCGGATGCCCAACTGCTCGAAGACATTGCCACACGCGGCAAAGGCCGCCTCTTTTTCACCGACAAGGCCGAGGAACTCCCCAGCATCTTCAGCCAGGAAACCGTGGCCGTGGCCCGCAGCGCCTTCATCCGCGACCCGGTCAAAACCCAGGCCGCCGGTGGTTGGTTTGAAATCACCAGCCAGCCCCTCGACTGGCATGCCCAGGCCGATGGCTACAATCTCTGTTACCTGCGCGACTGGGCCAGCCAGGCCCTCATCACCCAGGATGAATACACCGCCCCGCTCGTCGCCTTTGGCCAGCGCGGCATCGGCCGCACCGCCGCCATCACCTTCCCTCTGGGGGGCGAGTTCTCCGCCCAGACCCGCGCCTGGCCGAAATACGGCGACTTCCTCCAAACCCTGACCCGCTGGCTGATGGGGGAACAGTTGCCTCCCGGCATCGGCCTCAAGCACCGCCTGGAAGGCACCGGGCTCACCATTGACCTCCTCCATGACGATACCTGGGAACAGCGTCTCATGGCCAAGGCACCCCGCATCATGCTCGCCCATGGGGCCACCGCCGGCTCTAGCCATGAGCTGGCCTGGGAACGTCTCTCCCCCGGCCATTACCAGGCCCGCGTGGACCTGCCCGAAGGCGAAATGGTACGCGGTGCCGTTCAGGTGGGTACCCAGGCCTTGCCCTTCGGTCCCACCCTCGTGGGCACCAGCACCGAGTGGGCCTTTGATGAAGCCCGCACCGAGGAACTGAAGCAGGTCTCCCTGGCGAGCGGTGGCCGTGAACTGCTGGAACTCAGCCAAGCCTGGCGCAGCCCCCGTGCCGAACGTTTCGTGGACCTCCGCAACGAACTCCTCCTCCTCGCCCTCATCCTCATGCTGGCCGAGGCCCTCATCACCCGCACCGGCTGGCATCTCCCCGTATGGGCCTTCGCAGGCTGGAAGATCAAAGGCAACCGTCCCTCCCCCAGCCCCGCCGTCCTGGCTCATCAAAAGCGCGTTCACAAGGAAGCCACCCCTCCCCCCACAGCCGCTCCCCCGCCCCCCGAAGCCCCACCTCCCCCGGAACCCGAGATCAATCGCCAAAGCCGCTTCGACCGCGCCAAGAAAAGATGA
- the truA gene encoding tRNA pseudouridine(38-40) synthase TruA: MSRSDAESKLGLNKGPGPGLRRLRVVVAYCGTPWRGWQALAIGGGIQDELSAAVFKATQAVTTVHGSGRTDAGVHALGQVAHMDVPVTLRMSDEAWVKAVNACLPLTIRLVDVRAAEPPTFHSRYDAKGKVYRYRIWRAPQLSPFESDRVWHIHGPLDMAALQTCLDSLVGTHNFVRLSANRGDMPETQRRALPEKTTRTIHRAEMREDGDILELEFEGDGFLYKMVRLIVGSLILVARGRATVPWFQSLLTDDTAPQSNQMAPAGGLYLVRVLY, translated from the coding sequence ATGAGTCGAAGCGACGCCGAAAGTAAGCTGGGGCTGAACAAAGGCCCAGGTCCGGGACTGCGGCGTCTGCGTGTGGTGGTGGCCTACTGCGGCACCCCCTGGCGGGGCTGGCAGGCCCTGGCCATCGGCGGCGGCATCCAGGATGAACTGAGCGCTGCCGTATTCAAGGCCACCCAGGCCGTCACCACCGTTCACGGCTCGGGCCGCACGGATGCGGGCGTGCATGCCCTGGGCCAAGTGGCCCACATGGACGTGCCCGTGACCCTTCGCATGAGCGATGAAGCCTGGGTGAAAGCCGTCAACGCCTGCCTGCCCCTCACCATCCGCTTGGTGGATGTGCGCGCGGCTGAGCCGCCGACTTTTCACTCCCGTTACGATGCGAAGGGCAAGGTCTATCGCTACCGCATCTGGCGCGCGCCCCAGCTTTCCCCCTTTGAATCCGATCGCGTCTGGCACATCCACGGCCCGCTGGACATGGCGGCCCTGCAGACCTGCCTGGACAGCCTCGTGGGCACGCACAACTTCGTGCGCCTTTCCGCGAATCGCGGTGACATGCCCGAGACCCAACGCCGCGCTCTCCCAGAGAAAACAACGCGCACCATTCATCGTGCCGAGATGCGTGAGGACGGGGACATCCTGGAACTGGAATTCGAGGGTGATGGCTTCCTTTATAAAATGGTACGCCTCATTGTGGGCAGCCTCATCCTCGTCGCACGTGGCCGCGCCACGGTGCCCTGGTTTCAGAGCCTGCTTACCGACGATACGGCCCCCCAGAGCAACCAGATGGCCCCGGCGGGCGGGCTGTATCTGGTGCGTGTTTTGTACTGA